aaaaaaaaaatctgtagtcaCTGAGGTGGTGGCCCAGCAGGTCTGGGAGGACTTCTGGGCCAGTGCCAGGAGTAACACGACAGGCTCCACCTTCCTGAGCTCCCCAAGCCCCTCATGTCTTCCTGCCCGCAAACTCCACCCAATGGCTGAGCCTGGCACAGCTTTCCCACTGGAGGGCTGAGAGGCAGGAAACCTGGCCAACCTTGGTCCTCCTTGCCCTCTCACAATGGCACAACCAGGACTAATGCTGTGATTCTCTCTGCAGAGGGGTCCAGGACCAGGCAGAAGACGAAGAGCTCAGCAGGGGGATGCTACAGAACACCTGGTACTTCTGGGCATGCGTGTCCCTAGAAGCTCCCTTGAGGGGAACTTGGCTTCCCTCTCAGGCTTCCCCTGGCATTTAAGTCCAGCTGGGTGATCATGTTGGAAGGAAGCCTAGACTGTATCCCTTGGGGGGCTCTGGGACTCCAGCATCTCAACTCAATCTCTGGGTGAATCTGCTCTGAGTTAATAGGATGTGAGCCTACGAGAGACAGAAGCTAGGCACAGGTGATCATCAATATCCACCCAATTAACGGCAGTGATGCAGACCAAAGATAATCAAAACCTGTAGCGAGTTGGGTAAGCTTCAGAGAAAACATCCTGAAAATTACAGTATGGGCGTGTGGGCATGAGATGGCACATGACCTCCAGTGGCCCAAATGAAGGGCAGGGGCAGTAGTCCTGCTGCTGTAAAGCCAAGGAATGGCCATGGGGAAGAGTTTAGGTCAGGATCCTCCAGACATCTAGAGGCTCTTGCTAGGCCAGCGGCTGCTTTCTGTTTGTTGAAAAGGTTGTTATGTCAACAGAACCTATGGGGACCAGTGCCCATAAGTCAGAGTGGCCAAGTTGGGTCTGTGTGGCAGCTGTGGGGGTGCCCTGCTCACATCTCCCTTTAAGAGAACCTGCTGTGAAAAGTGTCATTGGCTGAGAGCCCCCAGCCGCTGCATCTTTCAATCAGCCTCAATGTTCACGTCCCCCCATTTCTGCCCAGTGGAAGGCTCCTCCAAATAGGTGGTCTTTGCCGGGGAGTTCCCCATTGGCTTTGCTGAGACTTTCCTAGAGCAGCCCTGTTATCTGAGACTCTTCCCACCtgatccttccttccctctctccttttacAAGTGTCAGGCTCTTCCTGCCTACTCCTGCTCCCTTCCCCCCTTTATCCTTCACAGCTGTTTTCTCCTATAAATCTCTTCACGTCTAATTCTGTCCTGGCATCTGCTTCTTAGAGGACCCAAACTGAAAGTCTCGTCTCTTCATGGTCTTGATCCAACACTCCTGGAAAGTTAATTCTCAGGGTAGGCATATCTGGAGAATTTCATAATAGCTGGAGAGGTCTGTGGACAGAATTGCTTGTGGAGTGTTAGAAAGGgggatggagaaaaatgaacacagcaCTTGTCAGCAAATGCAATGAGCTGGATAACTTACGATGCATGTTCACTTACGGAGGAGCAAACATTAGATGGTTTTGAGTTTTAATCCCAACTCCACCATCTCTTTGGGCAAATCGCTGAggcttaatttcctcatctataaaatgtgaatacTTTTACTTACCTTGCTGAGTTGTTGTAAAGAAGGAAAAGGTTGATGCATGTACTTGGCAGTGTGGCTGACACAGGTGCCCTCAATTCAGAGTAGCTACTGTGAACTATTTTCCTTTAGGCAGAGAAAGAAtgcttttcttcttgtttgaAGCCAGGCGGGGGCTGGTTCAATAAAAACAACCCACTGGATCCACCCTGGGAGGGGGCCCACAGTCTTGGTCCCCTTTTGGCCCCTGGGGAAGATGAGGGTTCTGTGTTCACCCAGGGGAAGGGTCAGCTGCTCCACTTGGACCTTTCACCTCCTGCAGAGGGTCTGTGTGGTGGGTGAgactgtgggtgggtgggtgaggtgGGAAGGCGGAGGGGAGGGGTAAGGACCTTAGAATGTAAGGTGAGGTGGTTTCTGGGCAGTAGCTTCAGACAGGATGAAAGATGGACCAGATTTGGAGCCTGGAAGTGGAATTAGGGCCCCGCCCTGGATGGCCAGTTCCCTTAGGGCTCCTCCCCTTTCTTTTGTTCACCTCATTGCCTTCAGCTAGTGAGAGAATAACTGCCAGCCCCATCCCCCTGTGCCTGTGAGGACTTGGGACCTTGTCTTCACGGGCACCAGGCAGTGGTGTAGGGCTTGGCTCCGTGTGAGGATAAGAGCAGACTCAGTGAAAGAGGAATTCTGAGAAGACACAGCCCAGGTGTCTAGTCCTGAAAatgcctctgccccagccctggccacccAGCGCTTGCCACACACCCCTGCTCTGGCCAAGGGGCCCAGGGTAAGGCAGGGCTAGCTGAACCCCCACAACTCTCTGCCACCCCCATGGTAGCTTCTTTTAAGAAGTCCATTGTCCTGAAAGGAAGGGTACATGACAAATTAAGTTCCTCAGGGGCTGGATCGAGCAAGAAAAAAGACGATTGGTGGCAGTTCGTCTCAGCAGGCCCTCTCCCTCTTACCTCAaaccctcctccccgccccacaGGTGTCTGGTTCTGGCTGTCAGCATGCTCAACAGCCTGACACCCTTTTCTGCAGGGGAGAGAGTAGCCAATGAACTAACCACATCAAAGACTTGACTGTCTCCCATtcctccagggcagggcctggtAAATGTCAGCTGGGCTGAAATGGAGTCTCTgcaaatgaaggaatgaaagaattgCGGAGGGACATGTGTGTAAGTGCTCCTAAATACACCCCCATCCACCCTTTATTTTCCTTAACCTTTCCCATCCcacttctccctgcccccaccttccagtctctctttctctgtccctctgcaACCCTACCCCCACAATTTGAGAGGCACACAGACCTTGTCAGGACTTGAGAGGCACATGGACTTCGGACAGGAGACTTACTCGCTGTGCTTGTAGTACTGGATACCACCTGTGGTCCTGGGCTGCCGTGTGGTGTGAAGGGGATGAAACAAACACAGCAGTTGGGTTCCACATTGCAGGCCCTCAGGAGGGGGACTGAGGAGCTGCTGTGGGCCTGAAGCGGCAGTTCCCAGCCAAGGAGGAAGCTGGGGCAGGGAAGGGTGGGGGGCTCCTGAGGGGCTAGAAGCTCAGAAGATTGACTGGTTGGCAGAGGAAGTGAACCTATGGGTCAAGGGGCCCTGCCCAGAGGCAGCTCCTGTCTCGAGCGCTCGGCAAGCTGTATGCTGGCTTCTCCTTTGTCCCCACAGGTCTCTGAGGGATCAGGTGTTCAACTATCATTTCAGAGAATATCCATGGAGCCAGGTGCTGGGATAGGCCCCTTTCCTCATTGTCTTCATCAACCCTCACAGCAGTCTTCAGAAGATAGGCATTAGTATCCCACGATACAGTGGAGcacatggaggctcagagaggtggtcAGGCAGCTGGTGGGGATTAGAGCTGGGGCTAGATGACTCCAAACACAGTGCTCTCTGTCCTGCAGCAAGATGTACGCCTGGGTTCTGCCGGGCCATCTACATGCCTACTGCCAGCCCCTTGGGCCTGGTTCTGGAAATGTCGCATGAACAGAACAGACGTGGTCTCAACTTCACACAATTTGCGTTCTCAGTGGGAGAGACTGATAAGTATCTGGGCATTTACACCAGAGCACGGTCAGCGCTGAGGTGAAATCCCCAGGGCTAAGAGGACACTGAAGAGGGTTATCTGACTCATACAGGGGATCAGGAAGGCCTCCTGGTGACTCATGGCAGACAAACAGGAGTGCCTACggaagcccccacccccaaatttgaGGAATGTGATTAGTTTGTTTACTCCTCCAAAGTCAGGCCAATAGCAAGGCTAGGTATGAGTGGCATCTACAAGggggcccctccctccttccctccctcccttgggcACCACCTCTCAGCACAGCCTGAGGTCTCTGAGGTACAGCAGCTCCCACTGGGGATGTGGGAAAGAGGACTAACAGGGAAGAGCTAGCTCTAaccttgcatctcctcctatcccCTGTTGGGCCTGGAATCTCTGGAGAGCAGTCGGGGCAGGGATCACACTGGGGCCTGTCCTCTACTACCCTGACTGCATTCCACCCACACTGCTCACAACTTCCTCTGGATCTAAGTCAGCAAAAGCCTCACTCAGTCTCCGTGTCTTCCTTAGAATTCTCAATGCCAGGAATAACCTCCCCTTGCTCACACAATGATCCCTCTTTTCATCTGGAGCCTCCTCAGTCAAGAAGTATTCCTGCCTAAGAGGAGGAGTATCTCTTACCTACCTACCTCCTCCTTCAGGGAATCATCGTGTAGATGTGCTCTAGACCTGGGGCCATTCCTAACAGGGCTTGCCCTTTGGTGGCATCCCAGAAGCTGAGTCTGTGATCTGGTATGGCCTCTGGGAAGCCCCCAAAGGCTCCATGGTAAGGTAATGGCCCACTGCACTGGCCCTCCCAAGTTACAATTTGTCTTACTGTCTCTACCTGCAAGCTCCCTCTCCTGACGTGGGGATAGAGACATCGGGGAGACTGGGTGGACACAGAGAAGCTCAGAGGGAGAATCAGAGATGCTGACTTTGTATACAAAATGGCTTTATTAAAAATTCAGCTATTAGGGAAACAAAACCTTCTCAAAGGTTCTATCAAAAagtacacattttaaataaatgcatcagAAAAGTGGCAGCCAGACACACCAGGCAGTCACAACCCTGGGAGATCAGGGCATTGGATAATGTGCCCAGAGTCCCAAGAAGAGGCTGGGTACAGGGGTCTTTGAATGCTGCAGGGTCAGGACCTGGAGCTACCAGGCCAGGGCCCTTTCAGTCTTCCTTTCCTTGGGAAAATGGAAAAACCTGGTAAATGTAGGAAATTCAAAGTCTGAAGCAGAAAGATACAAAAGTCATTTGTAAGGCACGACCGCTGACTCCAGCCTTGAGGCACATAGAGTGGATGAATGGCGATCAGACCCAAAGGGCCCCCAGCTCTGGTTGTGATCCGGCTTGGTGCCGCCGTGGGTTTGGCCACAGGTTAAATTAAGGTGGACCAAGTGGACTGCACAGTCCCTGCAGGCAGGGCCCTGGATGGAGCCAGTCTTTAGAACAGATGTGCTGCTTCACTGGCAAACTGGTATCTGGCCCTGCCAGATCAAGAAGGATCACACTGGCCCTCCAAGAAATCCTCCTATAGAGAGTACAAGGCCACCTGTCCAACCCTGTCCTTTTAGCCACTATGAGCATCCATCCTGGACAAGGAACTTTCAAGGGCAGTCCTTTCCATCTAGGCATCTGGAAAAGCCCCAGAGCCAGGGTTTCTCTGTATGGCAGGCAGAAACACAGAAGCTGGCATTGTCAAAACCAGTCCCCAACAGCTTCTGGCCTATACCTGTGGTTACTGGTGGCAGGCCTCCCTAGTGACATTAGGCAGCGGGTAGGCAAAGAGAGAGAAGTCCAGGATATACTTGGGCAGCACATCCTGCAGTAGGGCCCGTGGGGCACTGCACAGGTGGTAGTGCAGGCTTTCCGGGCTGGCAGGTCGGTACCAGGCCTGGCGAGATGGGAATCGAACATGGGGTGGTGCCCGCACCCACTCCAGCACCTGGTTGGCATCTGCCTCCAGCCTCTCATAGGAGCCCACAAAGTCGTAGCGCACGGCACAAGGTTGGCACAGGTGGTACACGGGCATCCAATGTTCGTTCATGCGCTCAGGGTCCTCGTCCACCAAGTATCTCAGGAACTCGGGGAAGGTGACATCGtcccctgcagggctgggccccGCTCCAGCCCTGTACCGCCTCACTATTTCAGCCCCATAGCGCTGCTGGTACTCTCGGATCTCACCAAACTTGTTGCGGTAAGCCGAGAGAAGGCGTTCTAAGGGGTCCCGCACAAACAGGAACTTGAAGTAGTGCTGCAGGCGGTAGCGAATCTCCTCAGGCCGCAGGTCTGAAAGGAACACCAGGTCGCTGCGATGGTCCATCTTGAGACGGACGTCCACGTTGTCCAGGACGCCCGCCAGCACCTTCAGCACCCGCTTCCAGTTGGAGCAGGCTACCTTGGGGACGTAGCAGTAGAGGAAGCGGTAGCGGTCACTCACAAGGATGTGGCGCAGGAGGGTGCGCCGCTGCCCCACCGGCAAGTCCCAGGGGTCCCGGGGCATGCCCGGTTGTCCGCACACTGCCCGCAAGGTCCGGTTCCGGACGTCCTGCCTCACCTGCAAATCCGAGTCTCCGGCATCCAGGGACAGCCCCCCAGGCCTAGGGGCCGTCCCGCGCCAGACGACGCCCTCACGGTTGGGAGGGTGAAGGGGAAGGGGCTTCATCTCGGCCAGGATGCCCCGCTCGATCATGAGCAGCAGTCCGCTGGAGGCCACGATTACCGCGAACATCAGCATGGACGGCAGCAGCAGGGGCGGCCCCCCAAGCCCGGCCCGGGCCCTGCCCAGGGGAGCCCGCCTCAGCGCCCGACCCAGGGACTCGGCGCCATTTGGGGCCGCCAACGGGGTCAGCGGGCGGGGGAACATGGTGCTCCCGAGGCGGGGGCCTGCGCGGGCCCGGCCGATCCGAGGGCTTGCCCGGGAGGCGGGCTCGGGCTGGGGGCGGGCCCGAGAGTTTGGGCTCGCGGAGCCGGGAGGGGGTCGGGGCGCTGGCTGGAAACCTCCGCGCGTGCGGGGGTGGCCGACTCCTGG
This DNA window, taken from Camelus dromedarius isolate mCamDro1 chromosome 5, mCamDro1.pat, whole genome shotgun sequence, encodes the following:
- the CHST14 gene encoding carbohydrate sulfotransferase 14; translated protein: MFPRPLTPLAAPNGAESLGRALRRAPLGRARAGLGGPPLLLPSMLMFAVIVASSGLLLMIERGILAEMKPLPLHPPNREGVVWRGTAPRPGGLSLDAGDSDLQVRQDVRNRTLRAVCGQPGMPRDPWDLPVGQRRTLLRHILVSDRYRFLYCYVPKVACSNWKRVLKVLAGVLDNVDVRLKMDHRSDLVFLSDLRPEEIRYRLQHYFKFLFVRDPLERLLSAYRNKFGEIREYQQRYGAEIVRRYRAGAGPSPAGDDVTFPEFLRYLVDEDPERMNEHWMPVYHLCQPCAVRYDFVGSYERLEADANQVLEWVRAPPHVRFPSRQAWYRPASPESLHYHLCSAPRALLQDVLPKYILDFSLFAYPLPNVTREACHQ